The following are from one region of the Cloacibacterium sp. TD35 genome:
- a CDS encoding DUF3570 domain-containing protein yields the protein MKKSIVSVFLLAITFGFFGKSKAQEKDSLYEARKLKIDEINFVSGYYTQEGDHSSIGGGKGDEALTNISNSIQVRLLKNSQKYEHRLDVAVAVDHHTSASTKLINNVPDGSPTNLYNGKISARTAASTGTSSVTGASSKFVGWRIYPSINYFAKNLERNTTYGIGAYFSREFDYQSIGGELSFVKASQDNNAEFSVKAMAFFDQRLEILPVELRPVTTGVNNKKSDDDEHEGNDDNYKLWNKNSYSVNFAYSQIINPRLQVSLLADFAFQDGLLSIPYNRVYFTNNTVSSEKLPMQRMKIPLGMRLNYFLGETFIFRTYYRYFFDDWGIKAHTAQLEIPIKISPFVSLSPFYRYHHQTSNDYFKPYGQHNHGEKYYSSDYDLSSFNSQNIGLNLHYLPLESKIFKSVDFRYSFYKRSEGLSAHNLTFAITFK from the coding sequence ATGAAAAAAAGCATAGTATCCGTATTTTTACTAGCCATCACGTTTGGTTTCTTCGGAAAATCGAAAGCACAAGAAAAAGACTCACTTTACGAAGCGAGAAAACTAAAAATTGACGAAATTAACTTTGTATCAGGATATTACACTCAAGAAGGTGACCACTCTTCTATTGGTGGAGGAAAAGGTGATGAAGCTTTGACCAATATTTCTAATTCTATACAGGTAAGATTGCTTAAAAACAGTCAGAAATATGAACATAGACTAGACGTTGCCGTTGCAGTAGACCATCACACTTCTGCTTCTACCAAATTGATAAATAATGTTCCAGATGGTTCCCCTACCAATTTATACAATGGAAAAATAAGTGCCAGAACTGCCGCCTCTACAGGAACTAGCAGCGTTACTGGTGCTTCATCTAAATTTGTAGGTTGGAGAATTTATCCTTCTATTAATTATTTTGCTAAAAATTTAGAACGAAATACTACTTATGGAATTGGAGCATACTTTTCCCGAGAGTTTGACTATCAATCCATTGGTGGTGAACTTTCTTTTGTAAAAGCATCTCAAGATAATAATGCTGAGTTCAGCGTAAAAGCAATGGCATTTTTTGACCAAAGACTAGAAATTTTGCCTGTAGAACTTAGACCTGTTACTACAGGAGTAAACAACAAAAAATCTGACGATGATGAGCATGAAGGAAATGATGATAATTATAAACTTTGGAACAAAAATTCTTATAGTGTAAATTTTGCCTATTCTCAAATCATCAATCCAAGGTTACAAGTTTCATTGTTGGCAGATTTTGCATTTCAAGATGGTTTGCTTTCTATTCCATACAACAGAGTATATTTTACCAATAATACTGTCTCCAGCGAAAAATTGCCTATGCAAAGAATGAAAATCCCATTAGGAATGAGACTTAATTATTTCTTGGGCGAAACATTCATTTTCAGAACATATTATCGTTATTTCTTTGATGATTGGGGAATCAAAGCACATACTGCACAATTAGAAATCCCGATAAAAATTTCGCCATTTGTTTCATTAAGTCCTTTTTACAGATATCATCATCAGACCAGCAATGATTATTTTAAACCTTATGGACAGCACAATCATGGCGAAAAATATTATTCTTCAGACTATGATTTATCTAGTTTTAATAGCCAAAACATTGGGTTAAATCTTCATTATTTACCTTTAGAATCTAAGATTTTTAAAAGTGTAGATTTTAGGTATAGTTTTTATAAAAGAAGTGAGGGATTGTCAGCACATAATCTTACATTTGCTATAACCTTTAAATAA
- a CDS encoding DUF4266 domain-containing protein: protein MNYFKVFFALFFVSIMVQNCVSVKEYEKNYVNDSEMQLSTKKSAKTENNFLLYREAASGADGGKNGGGCGCN, encoded by the coding sequence ATGAACTATTTTAAAGTATTTTTCGCACTATTCTTCGTCTCGATAATGGTGCAAAACTGCGTATCTGTAAAAGAATACGAAAAAAACTATGTGAACGATAGTGAAATGCAACTTTCTACCAAAAAATCTGCTAAAACAGAAAATAATTTTCTTTTGTACAGAGAAGCAGCTTCTGGTGCAGATGGTGGGAAAAACGGTGGCGGTTGCGGTTGCAACTAA
- a CDS encoding FAD:protein FMN transferase: MQKKLTQLLMGNRFEITVEAKTDAEADFFLKKAVEEISRIEALLSTYQSTSETNLINENAGIKPVKVSDETFSIIARSKKISEITQGAFDITYGSIDKRFWNFDTEMTSLPDEDLARKSIALIDYRNIELNPENTTVFLKNKGIRIGFGGIGKGYAAEKAKNLLKSLGVKAGIINASGDLSCWGVPENGKSWTIGIAHPDFSGMPFSTLEVTDLAIATSGNYEKFVMIDGKKYSHTIDPKTGFPIHGIKSVTVISPNAEISDAFATPISIMGIKAGLSLINQMKDIECIIIDDDNNIYYSENIKII, translated from the coding sequence ATGCAAAAAAAACTGACCCAGCTTTTGATGGGAAATCGGTTTGAAATTACTGTAGAAGCCAAAACAGATGCAGAAGCAGATTTTTTTCTAAAAAAAGCGGTAGAAGAAATTTCTAGAATAGAAGCATTACTCTCTACTTATCAATCTACCAGCGAAACCAATCTCATCAATGAAAATGCAGGAATAAAACCTGTAAAAGTGAGTGATGAAACTTTTTCGATTATCGCAAGGTCGAAGAAAATTTCTGAAATTACTCAGGGAGCTTTTGATATTACTTACGGCTCTATTGATAAACGTTTTTGGAATTTTGATACCGAAATGACATCACTCCCTGATGAAGATTTGGCTAGAAAAAGCATCGCTTTAATTGATTATAGAAATATCGAACTCAATCCAGAAAACACAACCGTTTTTCTCAAAAACAAAGGAATAAGAATTGGTTTTGGGGGCATCGGAAAAGGCTATGCTGCAGAAAAAGCCAAAAATCTACTAAAAAGTCTTGGCGTAAAAGCAGGAATTATCAATGCTTCAGGAGATTTATCTTGTTGGGGAGTCCCCGAAAACGGAAAATCTTGGACCATAGGAATTGCGCATCCTGATTTTTCGGGAATGCCATTTTCTACGCTTGAAGTAACAGATTTAGCCATCGCAACATCTGGAAATTACGAAAAGTTCGTGATGATTGATGGCAAAAAATATTCGCATACCATAGACCCAAAAACAGGATTTCCTATTCACGGAATTAAAAGCGTAACAGTGATTAGTCCAAACGCAGAAATTTCTGATGCTTTCGCAACACCTATTTCGATTATGGGCATAAAAGCTGGACTTTCTTTGATTAATCAAATGAAAGATATAGAATGCATCATCATAGATGATGATAACAATATTTATTACTCAGAAAACATCAAAATCATATAA